In Abditibacteriota bacterium, one genomic interval encodes:
- a CDS encoding UbiA prenyltransferase family protein: MLFARAFDPGSLWRTSAAFGAMCLMSSAVYIFNDLRDLEEDIQNPLKQHRPLASGAVAPGAAATVAIICAFLSMTIACLLGAGCVRVLGVFLALNVCYTLKLKQLMIIDAMCIAAGFVLRLLLCGAAIDVPVTDWLCVVMFFLSLFMAFGKRKCELRQAISSRRKVLSHYTEQQLDRLMTATCTITLAGYTLFSLDLSVIAKIGPHLYFTVPIVAYGLFMYSAIIDRSEDGDPSTVLFRETPLKAAFLLWLTGCIVIMLWHL; the protein is encoded by the coding sequence ATGCTTTTTGCCCGGGCCTTTGATCCGGGCTCGCTGTGGAGGACCTCGGCGGCCTTTGGAGCCATGTGTCTCATGTCCTCCGCCGTGTATATATTCAACGACCTCAGAGATCTGGAGGAGGACATCCAAAACCCTCTGAAGCAGCACCGTCCCCTGGCCTCCGGAGCCGTCGCTCCGGGCGCTGCGGCGACAGTGGCCATCATATGCGCCTTCCTCTCCATGACCATTGCCTGTCTGCTGGGCGCCGGCTGCGTCCGGGTGCTGGGAGTCTTTCTGGCCCTCAACGTGTGCTACACCCTGAAGCTGAAGCAGCTGATGATCATCGACGCCATGTGCATAGCGGCAGGCTTTGTGCTGAGGCTCCTGTTGTGCGGAGCGGCCATAGACGTGCCCGTCACCGACTGGCTGTGCGTGGTGATGTTTTTCCTGTCCCTGTTCATGGCCTTCGGCAAAAGGAAGTGCGAGCTCAGGCAGGCCATCTCCTCCAGACGCAAGGTGCTGTCCCACTACACGGAGCAGCAGCTGGACAGGCTCATGACGGCCACCTGCACCATCACCCTGGCAGGCTACACTCTGTTTTCTCTGGACCTGAGCGTCATAGCCAAGATAGGACCGCATCTCTATTTCACTGTGCCCATAGTGGCCTACGGCCTGTTTATGTATTCGGCCATCATAGACAGGAGCGAGGACGGAGACCCCAGCACGGTGTTATTCAGGGAGACGCCTCTGAAGGCGGCCTTTCTGCTGTGGCTCACGGGCTGCATCGTGATCATGCTCTGGCACCTATGA